The nucleotide window CGCCACCTCGAGCAGCCGGTCCACGTCCGGACGGGAGAGGTGACGGGTGCGCGCGAAGCCCTCCAGCCGGTGTCCCCCGGCGTCGTCCACGTCCTCCACCCGGAGCAGCTCCCACAGGGGCAGCTCCAGCGCGGAGGCCACCTGGAGGAGCGTCTCGTAGCTGGGGCTGCGCTCCCCGCGCTCCAGCAGCGACGCGAAGGACACGGAGATGCCGCACCGGACGGCGAAGTCCTCCTGGGTGAGGCCCCGGCGCTCCCGCAGCGCGCGAATCCGTCGGGCCAGGCCCTGCAGGTGTCCGTTCACCGTGGAAGCATCCGGGGGACCGGGTGACATGGCAGTTTCCTATGGTAGCGCACCCCTTCTGTTAAGGTCTCGCGCGCGGTGCGGGCCCACCCGGGTCCACCGCCACCAGGAGCACTGCGAATCATGAGCGCCGTCGAGGGTACCAACTACTACTTCCGCAAGGCCGCGCGGATCATGGACGTGGGAACCCCCATCGAAACGCTGCTCGCCACGCCCCTGCGCGAGGTGAAGGTCCAGGTCTCCATCGAGATGGACTCCGGGGAGATCCGCACCTTCCTCGGCTACCGCATCCAGCACGACAACAGCCGCGGCCCCATGAAGGGCGGCCTGCGCTACCACCCCGCGCTGAACCAGGACGAGTCCTCGTCGCTCGCGTCGCTGATGACCTGGAAGACGGCCGTGGTGAACGTGCCCTACGGCGGCGCCAAGGGCGGCATCGCGTGCGACCCGTCGCAGCTGAGCCTCAAGGAGCTGGAGCGGCTGACGCGCAAGTTCGTGGACCAGATTCAGGACGTCATCGGTCCCACGCGGGACATCCCCGCCCCCGACGTCAACACCAACCCCCAGGTGATGGCGTGGATCATGGACCAGTACTCGCGCTACCACGGCCACTCGCCCGCCGTCGTCACGGGCAAGCCGCTGGAGCTCTACGGCTCCAAGGGCCGCGAGGCGGCCACCGGGCGTGGCCTCTTGTACGTGTGCCGTGAAATCCTGCGGGATTTGGGCCTGCCGGTGAAGGGCACGCGCTTCGCGGTGCAGGGCTTCGGCAACGTGGGCAGCCACACCGCGCAGCTGTTGTGGGAGGACGGCGGCGTGGTGGTGGCCGTGGCGGACGTGCTGGGCGGCATCCGCAACCCCGCGGGCCTGGACATCCCGTCGCTCTTCGAGCACGTCAAGCGCACCGGCACGGTGACGGGCTTCACGGGCGGCACGGCGTGCACCAACGAGGAGGTGCTCGCGGCCGACTGCGAGGTGCTCATCCCCGCGGCGCTGGGCCACGTGCTCACCCGCGACAACGCCAACAGTGTCCGCGCGCGGCTCATCATCGAGGGCGCCAACGGCCCCACCCAGCCGGAGGCGGACGAAATCTTCGAGAAGCGCGGCATCTTCGTGGTGCCGGACGTGCTCGCCAGCTCCGGCGGCGTCACGGTGAGCTACTTCGAGTGGGTGCAGAACCTCCAGCACCTGTCCTGGGAAGAGGACCGCGTCAACGCGGAGCTGGAGAAGACGATGAAGGAGGCCTACGAGCGCGTGGCGCAGATTGCCCGCTCGCGCAAGGTCTCCATGCGGACGGCGGCCTACATCCTCGCCATCGGCCGGGTGGGCAAGGCCACCGTGCTGCGCGGCATCTGACACTCGGAGGCCCGTCCGTCCCCCGGGCGGGCGAGCCTGCCGCATCGCGGCAACGCGTCAGGGCCCCAGGTTCGGTGCAGGCTGTCCCTTCCGCCCGGGGCGCGCTTCCGCTAGACGCGCACGCTCATGGTCACCCTCCAGGACATCCTCACCGCGCGGGAGCGTCTGCGCGACGCCATCCGGCCCACGCCCTGCCCCGCCTCGGACTACTTCACCGAGCGCACCGAGTGCGGCGCGGTGTACTTCAAGCTGGAGAACCTCCAGCGCACGGGCGCCTTCAAGGAGCGCGGCGCGCTCAACAAGCTGCTGACACTGACGCCGGAGGAGCGCCAGCGGGGCGTCATCGCCGCGTCCGCCGGCAACCACGCGCAGGGCGTCGCGTACCACGCGCGCCGGTTGGGGGTGAAGGCCACCATCGTCATGCCGGAGCGCACGCCGCTCATCAAGGTGTCGCGCACGCGCGACGACTACGGCGCGCGCGTGGTGCTCAAGGGCACCAACTACGACGAGGCCTACGCGGAGGCGCTGCGCATCCAGCAGTCCGAGGGCCTGGTCTTCGTGCACCCGTTCAATGACCCGCACGTCATCGCGGGCCAGGGCACCATCGGCCTGGAGCTGCTCGAGCAGTGGCCGGACGTGGAGGTGGTGCTGGTGCCCATCGGCGGCGGCGGGCTCATCTCCGGCATCGCCTGCGCGCTGAAGGAGAAGAAGCCCGGCGTCCAGGTCATCGGCGTGCAGACGTCCACCATCGACAGCATGAAGGCCTCCGTCGCGGCGGGGAAGCTGATGGAGCTGCCGGCGGCGGGGACCACCATCGCGGACGGCATCGCCGTGAAGCGGGTGGGCGAGCTGACCTTCGAGATGGTGCGCAAGTACGTGGACACCATCGTGTCGGTGGACGAGGAGGAGATCGCCGCCGCCATCCTCACGCTGCTCGAGCAGGAGAAGAGCGTGGTGGAGGGCGCGGGCGCGGTGGGCGTGGCCGCGGTGCTCAACGGACACGTGCCCCAGGCGAAGGGCAAGCGCACCGCCATCATCCTGAGCGGCGGCAACATCGACATGAACGTCATCAGCCGCATCATCGAGCGCGGCCTGGTGAAGGCCGGCCGCCTGGTGCAGCTCGAGGTGCGGCTGCCGGACCGGCCGGGCATGCTCGCGCGGCTGACGACGCGCATCGCGGACCTGAGGGCCAACGTGGTGGACCTGCACCACGAGCGCGCCTTCTCCAAGGCGGGGCTGGGCGAGGCCATGGTGGAGGTGACGCTGGAGACCACGGGTCCTTCGCACATCCGCGAGCTGGAGCAGGCCCTGGAGGAGCTGGGCTGGCAGGTGGCCCGCAAGTAACGGGAGGGGGCCTTGCACCCGGCCCGAGGGGGTCGGCCATACTGGGGCCATGCGTTCCCTGCTCGTCGCGCTGCTGGTCACCGCCACTCCGCAAACCCCCGCCCAGAAGGCGAAGGAGCTCTCCGGACGGAAGTCCTGGGAGGAGCTGTACCTGGCCTTCTCCTCCGGTGACGCGACGACGGTGCCCTCCGAGCAGCGCGCCGTGGTGTCTGGTGCGCTCGTGAAGGGCTGCCAGGCCCTGCTCAAGGACGACGCGGTGATGGCGTACTCGCTGGGCGAGCGCGCCGCGGTGTTCGAGGAGTCCGCTCCCGCGCTGCGCTGCCTGGCGAGCGCGGCCCGGAAGACCGAGCAGCGCGCCGCGGCGGAGGCCACCCTGGTCAAGGGCGTGACGCTCTTCCCGAAGGACGGCGGCTTCCCGCTGGAGCTGGGCAAGCTGCTCCTGGAGGAGCAGGACTCGGCGGGCGCCCAGGCGGCGCTGGAGAAGGTGCCCCCGCGCACCCGTGAGGCCGCCGAGGCAAAGAAGCTGCTCCAGCAGGCGCGGCAGCAGACGCTGCAGGAGGACTCGGCGCGGGCGGAGGCGTCGCGCATCGAGAAGCAGCTCGGGGGCTCCCCCGCCCGGGGCTCCCAGACGCGGCCGGCGAGCGCCCAGGCGGGCGACGACTCCACCGTCGTGGCCTTGGAGACGCGGCCGGGGATGAGCGTGCGCACGCCGCGCGTGGGCTACGAGTCGAGCGTGGACAGCCTGGGCATGCGAGTGCGCGCCAACAGCCGCTTCATCATCAAGTACTACAACAACAACCGCGACTTCAGTCAGCGCGCCGACTACGAAGGGCGCGTCACCGAGGTTCTCAACGAGGCCTACCACTTCACCCGGGACTTCCTGGGAAGGGCCCGGGAGAGCCCCGTCGAGGTGGTCCTCTACTCGGCCGCCGAGTTCGAGCGGACCTTCGGAGTGACAGCCTCCGCGGAGGCCGCCGGCATCTACATGGCGAACGCCATCCGCATCAACAACGCCGTCGAGCTCACCCGCTCCACCAAGGCCACGCTCGTCCACGAGTACGTCCACGCGACCGTCGCGGACATCTGTGGCGGGGGCAATTCGGACGCGATGAGCTCGCTGCCCTACTGGTTCAACGAGGGCGTGGCCGAGTACATGGAGTGGCGCTACCAGGAAAGGGATGAGCCCTACCCGGTGATGACGGGCCACCTGCAGGCCGCGGCGAAACAGGGGCGGGCCATCCCCCTGGAGCACATCGCCCAGGTCCCCCCCATGAGCCACCGGGACCCCCAGTGGGCCTATACCGTCTCCGCCCTGGCCGCCCGCGAGATGTTCCGACAGCAGGGGTCCCACCGGATGTTGACCCTCATCCGGGCAGTCTGCCTGGAGGGGATGCCCTTCGACGAGGCGTTGCGGACCCACTACGGGAAGACCTCGCAGGACCTCGATGCCGACATCATCAAGTCCCTGAGGAAGCGGTAGCCGGCCGGGCAAGCTCGGTCCATTTGGTTTACCCCTCCCCGGGAGTCACCTACACTCGCAGCCCCCCCATTTGCGCTGCGACGGTAACCGGGCAGTCCGCCGTCCGCAGCAAGGTGACGGATGTCGGACACGCGCGCGGCAATGAGAGAGTTTCGCTTCCTCGACGAGAAGCGAAAGCTGGGAAGCCTGTCTCCCGTGGAGGAGGCTCGCTGGGGTGAGCTGCGTGGTCTCCTCGGCATCCAGGATGCGCCCGCCGACGCCTCCGCGTGGCAGCAGCCGGAGGCCGCGCCCCAGGGCTACTACGGCGCGGATGGCCAGTGGTACGCCTACCCCGCCGGCTACGACCCCAACCAGGCCTATGCCCAGCAGGCCCAGGGCTACTACGGCGCGGATGGCCAGTGGTACGCCTACCCCGCCGGCTACGACCCCAATCAGGCCCAGGGCTACTACGGCGCGGATGGCCAGTGGTACGCCTACCCCGCCGGCTACGACCCGAACCAGGCCTACGCGCAGCAGGGGTACGACCCGAACCAGGCCTACCCGCAGCAGCCCTACGATCCGAACCAGGCCTACGCGGGCTACCCCCAGCAGGGCTACGACCCGAACCAGGCCTACGACCCGAATCAGGCCTACGCGCAGCAGGGGTACGATCCGAACCAGGCCTACGCGCAGCAGCAGGGGTACGATCCGAACCAGGCCTATGGGCAGCAGGGTTACGACCCGAACCAGGGCTGGCCTGAACAGACCGGGCAGGACCCCGCGTCCGCCCAGGACCCGAGCGCCTACGCGCCGCAGCCCGCCGCCGAGCCGGAGAACCTGCACCTCAGCTCGGACGACATCGACATCCCGGCGCTGAGCGAGCCCGCGCCGTGGATGGCGCCCGCCGCGACGGCCGAGGTCAGTGCGCCCGTCTCCGAGTCCGCCTCGTTCGAGGATGTGCTGGAGGTCTCCGAGACGGAGGTCGC belongs to Myxococcus fulvus and includes:
- a CDS encoding helix-turn-helix domain-containing protein; this translates as MSPGPPDASTVNGHLQGLARRIRALRERRGLTQEDFAVRCGISVSFASLLERGERSPSYETLLQVASALELPLWELLRVEDVDDAGGHRLEGFARTRHLSRPDVDRLLEVAEVMFSGGPSATRPARPEPVPCSQPGCERPVLARGLCTAHYHRERRRKAAASEES
- a CDS encoding Glu/Leu/Phe/Val family dehydrogenase, producing MSAVEGTNYYFRKAARIMDVGTPIETLLATPLREVKVQVSIEMDSGEIRTFLGYRIQHDNSRGPMKGGLRYHPALNQDESSSLASLMTWKTAVVNVPYGGAKGGIACDPSQLSLKELERLTRKFVDQIQDVIGPTRDIPAPDVNTNPQVMAWIMDQYSRYHGHSPAVVTGKPLELYGSKGREAATGRGLLYVCREILRDLGLPVKGTRFAVQGFGNVGSHTAQLLWEDGGVVVAVADVLGGIRNPAGLDIPSLFEHVKRTGTVTGFTGGTACTNEEVLAADCEVLIPAALGHVLTRDNANSVRARLIIEGANGPTQPEADEIFEKRGIFVVPDVLASSGGVTVSYFEWVQNLQHLSWEEDRVNAELEKTMKEAYERVAQIARSRKVSMRTAAYILAIGRVGKATVLRGI
- the ilvA gene encoding threonine ammonia-lyase, whose amino-acid sequence is MVTLQDILTARERLRDAIRPTPCPASDYFTERTECGAVYFKLENLQRTGAFKERGALNKLLTLTPEERQRGVIAASAGNHAQGVAYHARRLGVKATIVMPERTPLIKVSRTRDDYGARVVLKGTNYDEAYAEALRIQQSEGLVFVHPFNDPHVIAGQGTIGLELLEQWPDVEVVLVPIGGGGLISGIACALKEKKPGVQVIGVQTSTIDSMKASVAAGKLMELPAAGTTIADGIAVKRVGELTFEMVRKYVDTIVSVDEEEIAAAILTLLEQEKSVVEGAGAVGVAAVLNGHVPQAKGKRTAIILSGGNIDMNVISRIIERGLVKAGRLVQLEVRLPDRPGMLARLTTRIADLRANVVDLHHERAFSKAGLGEAMVEVTLETTGPSHIRELEQALEELGWQVARK